A section of the Triticum dicoccoides isolate Atlit2015 ecotype Zavitan chromosome 7A, WEW_v2.0, whole genome shotgun sequence genome encodes:
- the LOC119328013 gene encoding uncharacterized protein LOC119328013: MARRKVPMRLIEKARARAETHARRTKGLQKKASELATLCAVPVALVCSAGKGAPPLVWESEEGVLERYRRAVPAETRARHTHRSYMETELGKERAKLARVRHGCPGALADWDAALNDMTLEEARGLLETIDAALRATGDRMEALGIPADGGHDRLEGSSHDALMPQQRGYGVGNPVDMDAAGFQQLQMVPFHAGNNDGLLEQFSLDDPFETQPGCRGFQCVGGNYSGGGDAMLSPGLANADYNYSASGDKMLAPGFANADYNYSAGGDKMLARGIANADYNYSAGGDEKLALGLANADYNYSGGNDKMLAQGFANADYNYSGSGDEMLAPGFGNADYDWTDLTMWATDELCDAIMPLGCYPDFADSTLPAEYSAQVITGGDYVNTPPSGGYGYPMDMGVGDNFSNLDSNYMAHWQFQRFDTSSLLLGEMQS, translated from the exons ATGGCCCGCCGCAAGGTCCCCATGAGGCTCATCGAGAAGGCGCGGGCGCGCGCCGAGACGCACGCCAGGAGGACCAAGGGGCTGCAGAAGAAGGCGTCGGAGCTCGCCACGCTCTGCGCGGTCCCGGTCGcgctcgtctgctccgccggcaaggGTGCTCCGCCGCTCGTGTGGGAGTCGGAGGAGGGAGTGCTCGAGAGGTACCGGCGCGCCGTCCCGGCCGAGACCCGCGCGCGGCACACGCACCGGAGCTACATGGAGACGGAGCTGGGCAAGGAGAGGGCCAAGCTCGCCCGGGTGCGGCACGGCTGCCCCGGCGCGCTCGCGGACTGGGACGCCGCGCTCAACGACATGACGCTGGAGGAGGCGCGGGGGCTGCTCGAGACCATCGACGCGGCGCTGCGGGCCACGGGAGACAGGATGGAGGCGCTGGGCATACCTGCCGACGGCGGCCACGACCGGCTCGAGGGTTCTTCCCACGACGCCCTCATGCCGCAGCAGCGCGGGTACGGTGTCGGCAACCCCGTGGACATGGACGCCGCCGGCTTCCAGCAGCTGCAGATGGTGCCGTTCCACGCTGGGAACAACGACGGCCTACTCGAGCAATTCTCATTGGACGATCCCTTCGAGACGCAGCCAGGGTGCCGCGGCTTCCAATGCGTCGGCGGCAACTACTCGGGCGGCGGCGACGCGATGCTCTCGCCAGGCCTTGCCAATGCCGACTACAACTACTCGG CCAGCGGCGACAAGATGCTCGCGCCGGGATTCGCCAATGCTGACTACAACTACTCGGCCGGCGGCGACAAGATGCTCGCGCGGGGCATCGCCAATGCTGACTACAACTACTCGGCTGGCGGCGACGAGAAGCTCGCACTAGGCCTTGCCAATGCTGACTACAACTACTCGGGCGGCAACGACAAGATGctcgcgcagggcttcgccaatgCTGACTACAACTACTCGGGCAGCGGCGACGAGATGCTCGCGCCTGGCTTTGGCAATGCTGACTACGACTGGACTGATCTGACCATGTGGGCCACCGACGAGTTGTGCGATGCAATCATGCCACTTGGGTGCTACCCTGACTTCGCGGACAGTACTCTGCCGGCCGAGTACTCCGCTCAGGTCATCACCGGCGGGGACTACGTGAACACACCACCATCTGGCGGGTATGGGTACCCCATGGACATGGGCGTGGGCGACAACTTCAGTAATCTCGACAGCAACTACATGGCGCACTGGCAGTTCCAGCGCTTCGACACAAGCAGTCTGTTGTTAGGGGAAATGCAGTCATAA